A stretch of the Impatiens glandulifera unplaced genomic scaffold, dImpGla2.1, whole genome shotgun sequence genome encodes the following:
- the LOC124917575 gene encoding NKAP family protein-like, whose amino-acid sequence MSSALTMFVKKFGKFMRKNQSISSFNNNNNSNNYKDNIRCFNCDTLGHYKSECRKSRRDDKKQADHKHKEDHKSSKHKKDQKAMLAQENRSKWAQSDSDSNSSSDSDDEDIK is encoded by the coding sequence ATGAGCAGTGCGCTGACAATGTTTGTCAAGAAGTTTGGCAAATTCATGAGGAAGAATcaatccatctcatctttcaatAACAACAACAACTCTAATAATTATAAGGATAACATTCGTTGTTTTAACTGTGACACTTTAGGTCACTACaaatcggaatgtcggaagtcAAGGAGAGACGACAAGAAACAAGCTGATCATAAACATAAGGAGGATCATAAATCATCCAAGCATAAGAAGGATCAGAAAGCTATGTTGGCACAGGAGAACAGAAGCAAGTGGGCCCAAAGTGATTCGGACTCCAACTCCTcgagtgatagtgatgatgaagacaTCAAGTAA
- the LOC124917576 gene encoding uncharacterized protein LOC124917576, translating into MHFNLGTSASIEVVVDVTKLNTSVFKRVWWAFKPIADGWQHARPVINIDGTFLKGRYNGKLLIAMGSDSNNHQYPLAYAIVNEETTANWSWFLRRLRKFICRSRTGVCINFDRHAGIIEAMKKEQNGFIGDMGIHRFCLYHVRSNFSSAYPGSHLKMLCWVARNNSQVRKFEDAMRQIKELNPDAEKWLRNIPLEMWTMSHDGGYRYSQTTTNMVESFNGILRSACFLPITSMVEYIYYRFVKLVAERRTQTLNDLQNGHTYCNMSRKLFENIESKASAHTVIPYNEQTGIFEVTTARYRTNNGFWKGGKEHIIDLCKGFCSCGKWCRYHSQCSHIVVGCIVCNLDWVKYIDTYHNLTTLSEMWQYDFHPIPNESYWTFPIAHDWEKYGNLVPNENLRKKKNQRGQSQCIRTEMDNPRRTIICGRCSQEGHTRRSQRCLEQNRQ; encoded by the coding sequence ATGCATTTTAATCTAGGCACGAGTGCTTCGATTGAAGTTGTGGTCGATGTTACAAAACTCAACACGTCGGTGTTTAAGCGTGTATGGTGGGCATTCAAACCGATAGCTGATGGGTGGCAACATGCTCGGCCAGTTATCAATATTGATGGTACGTTCTTGAAAGGAAGATATAACGGGAAATTATTAATTGCAATGGGATCTGATTCTAATAACCATCAATACCCACTTGCTTATGCTATAGTCAATGAAGAAACAACTGCCAATTGGTCATGGTTTCTACGTCGCCTTCGTAAATTTATATGTCGAAGTAGAACGGGAGTGTGCATAAATTTTGACCGTCATGCTGGAATCATTGAAGCAATGAAGAAAGAACAAAATGGCTTCATTGGAGACATGGGTATACATCGTTTTTGTCTCTACCATGTCCGTAGTAATTTTAGTTCGGCTTATCCTGGATCACATTTGAAGATGTTATGTTGGGTGGCCAGAAATAATAGTCAAGTGAGAAAATTCGAAGATGCGATGAGACAAATCAAAGAGCTTAATCCCGATGCTGAAAAATGGTTACGAAATATTCCATTAGAGATGTGGACTATGTCTCACGATGGAGGATATCGTTACAGTCAAACAACAACAAATATGGTCGAAAGTTTCAATGGTATCTTAAGGTCTGCTTGTTTTCTTCCGATCACGTCAATggtggaatatatatattatcgcTTTGTAAAACTTGTTGCAGAAAGGCGTACTCAAACTTTGAATGATCTTCAAAATGGGCATACTTATTGCAATATGTcaagaaaattatttgaaaatatcgaAAGCAAGGCATCAGCACACACAGTTATTCCATACAATGAGCAAACTGGAATCTTTGAGGTGACTACTGCACGTTACAGAACTAATAATGGTTTTTGGAAAGGTGGCAAAGAACATATCATTGACCTATGTAAAGGTTTTTGTTCTTGTGGAAAATGGTGTCGATATCACTCTCAATGTTCACATATAGTTGTTGGTTGTATAGTGTGCAATCTCGATTGGGTTAAATACATCGATACATATCACAATCTAACAACACTTTCTGAGATGTGGCAGTATGATTTTCACCCCATACCTAATGAATCATATTGGACGTTCCCAATAGCACATGATTGGGAGAAATATGGTAATCTTGTTCCCaatgaaaatttgagaaagaagaaaaaccaACGAGGTCAAAGCCAGTGTATTCGAACCGAAATGGATAACCCACGAAGAACCATCATTTGTGGGAGGTGTAGCCAAGAAGGTCATACGAGACGTAGCCAACGTTGTCTTGAGCAAAATCGtcaataa
- the LOC124917577 gene encoding 3-oxo-5-alpha-steroid 4-dehydrogenase 1-like produces the protein MSFLLEFTYPVPSSLLLNTMSVFIAGILANGGISELMGKSLPYSKFWDAAGGQKSDREPKKFSGKTGMLIAYVPAFMVSILSLIIFPDTTVRILLIKSILAVHFFKRILEVLFVHKYSGPMPLDAAILISSSYFNATTCMIYAQHLTLGSPDPAIDLKLCGFLLFPIGISGNFYHHLLLSRMRKDGEKGYKLPVGCLFDLITCPHYLFEIIVFWGVFCISQTLLSLIFALGTTFLLIGRSCATRRWYITKFDDFPNNVKAIIPFIL, from the exons ATGTCCTTTCTGCTAGAATTTACGTATCCGGTGCCGTCGTCTCTTTTGCTGAATACGATGTCAGTGTTTATCGCCGGAATTTTGGCTAACGGCGGAATCAGCGAATTAATGGGGAAGAGTTTGCCCTATTCCAAGTTCTGGGATGCTGCAGGCGGTCAGAAATCCGACCGTGAACCAAAAAAGTTTTCCGGCAAAACCGGCATGCTCATTGCCTATGTGCCGGCGTTTATGGTTTCCATTCTTTCCTTAATCATCTTTCCAGATACAACTGTCAGGATTTTGTTGATCAAGTCTATTCTTGCTGTTCATTTTTTCAAGAGGATACTCGAG GTCCTATTTGTCCATAAATACAGCGGACCAATGCCTCTTGATGCTGCCATCCTTATATCTTCGTCCTATTTCAACGCAACAACATGCATGATCTATGCTCAGCACCTGACATTGGGTAGTCCCGACCCGGCCATTGACTTGAAGCTTTGCGGGTTTTTGCTATTTCCAATTGGGATATCGGGCAACTTCTACCACCACTTGTTGCTATCAAGGATGAGAAAGGATGGTGAAAAGGGTTACAAGCTTCCAGTGGGCTGTTTGTTTGACCTAATAACTTGCCCACATTACCTCTTTGAGATCATAGTGTTTTGGGGGGTCTTTTGCATAAGCCAAACCTTGCTCTCTCTTATCTTTGCGTTGGGAACTACTTTTCTGCTGATAGGAAGGAGTTGTGCTACCAGACGTTGGTATATAACCAAGTTTGATGATTTTCCCAACAATGTGAAGGCCATTATCCCATTTATTCTATAG